One region of Flavobacterium pisciphilum genomic DNA includes:
- a CDS encoding PRTRC system protein E, which yields MNTNFFNQIQQLDFTGVLQLNISKGIESNLIVTVLLNNEQCGDSAKNLIPPLTFNATPQEFDEGFFEQITTPIQKVSGLMVDMEKFQKQLDEAKAQSAIEKAKTEKEKKEKEVKDKKFKDAMAKADELEKEGKFREAWIKVPDITEFPEKADEIRKRKIALSDKFATPSLFGAMDEAKPEPPIEQEITADYPIDETDEDEKNSNH from the coding sequence ATGAACACCAATTTTTTCAATCAGATACAGCAGTTGGACTTTACAGGAGTATTACAACTGAACATTTCAAAAGGAATAGAAAGCAACCTAATTGTAACAGTATTGCTCAATAACGAACAATGCGGAGATAGTGCAAAAAATCTAATTCCACCATTGACCTTTAACGCCACACCCCAGGAGTTTGACGAGGGATTTTTTGAGCAGATAACCACACCTATACAAAAGGTATCGGGCTTAATGGTGGATATGGAGAAATTTCAAAAGCAACTTGATGAAGCCAAAGCACAATCGGCAATCGAGAAAGCAAAAACCGAAAAAGAGAAAAAAGAAAAAGAAGTCAAAGACAAGAAGTTTAAAGATGCAATGGCAAAGGCGGACGAGTTGGAGAAAGAGGGCAAATTCCGTGAAGCGTGGATAAAAGTTCCCGATATAACGGAGTTTCCCGAAAAAGCAGACGAGATACGCAAACGCAAAATAGCATTATCCGACAAATTCGCAACACCGAGCCTTTTCGGAGCAATGGACGAAGCAAAACCCGAACCACCAATAGAGCAAGAAATTACTGCCGATTATCCTATTGATGAAACAGACGAAGATGAAAAGAATAGTAATCATTAA
- a CDS encoding DUF932 domain-containing protein, translated as MAHNINFNERTGRYSFFSVQQKAWHGLGQIVEQYPTSEEAIKHAGLDYEVVKSPLFTKGSGIIETENGIEIGSSELEVPNYFANIRTDNNAVLGVVGKDYHIVQNREAFNFFDAIVGGGEGILYETAGALGNGERIFITAKLPDYIRVGNGDDVTEKYIFLTTSHDGSGSITAAFTPVRIVCQNTLNASLRSMTNVVRIKHTSGAKGRIENAHKIMGLANTLSNQLEGIFNEWAKVKVTDREVKKLIQLALCPNKETFDLIKKGAEDEISTVFKNTVEDAFAYAMISDTQQMDTTKGTLFGAYNAVTGYYQNVRNYKNDEAKLQSIVLGGTAQLKSQKAFELCNGFALDGAETLNLN; from the coding sequence ATGGCACATAATATCAATTTCAACGAGAGAACAGGACGTTATTCATTCTTTAGCGTACAACAAAAAGCGTGGCACGGTTTAGGGCAAATCGTGGAGCAATACCCTACAAGCGAGGAAGCTATCAAACATGCAGGGTTAGATTACGAAGTTGTAAAATCACCACTATTTACCAAAGGTTCGGGTATTATCGAAACGGAAAACGGCATTGAGATAGGCAGTAGTGAATTGGAAGTACCTAACTATTTCGCCAACATACGCACCGATAACAATGCAGTATTAGGTGTAGTTGGTAAGGATTACCACATCGTACAAAACCGTGAAGCTTTTAATTTCTTTGATGCTATTGTAGGCGGTGGCGAGGGTATTCTGTATGAAACCGCAGGAGCGTTAGGTAACGGAGAGCGCATATTTATCACAGCCAAATTGCCCGACTATATCCGTGTAGGTAATGGCGATGATGTAACAGAAAAGTACATTTTCCTAACTACTTCGCACGATGGTAGCGGAAGTATCACAGCCGCATTTACACCTGTCAGAATTGTTTGCCAAAATACGCTGAATGCTTCGCTACGCAGTATGACCAATGTAGTTCGTATCAAACACACTTCGGGAGCAAAAGGACGTATCGAGAATGCTCACAAGATTATGGGACTTGCCAACACATTGAGCAACCAATTAGAGGGAATTTTCAATGAATGGGCAAAAGTAAAGGTAACAGACCGAGAGGTTAAAAAGCTAATTCAATTGGCACTTTGCCCGAATAAGGAAACCTTTGATTTAATCAAAAAAGGTGCGGAAGATGAAATTTCAACCGTGTTCAAAAACACCGTTGAAGATGCTTTTGCATACGCAATGATAAGCGACACCCAACAAATGGATACGACAAAAGGAACATTGTTCGGAGCTTATAATGCGGTTACAGGTTACTATCAGAACGTAAGAAATTACAAGAATGATGAAGCCAAGTTGCAGAGCATTGTATTGGGTGGCACTGCTCAACTCAAATCACAGAAAGCATTTGAATTGTGTAATGGTTTTGCTTTAGATGGTGCAGAAACCCTAAACCTTAATTAA
- a CDS encoding single-stranded DNA-binding protein, whose translation MNITGRLTRDAEVRTLSNEKQVVNFSVATNDSYRNKQGERVEQTTYFDCAYWISAKVARLLTKGTLVELTGRVSTRAWVSKDGEARAGLNFHTSNIKLHGGSRRTETIQATAQADNNKVTAQGTDDDLPF comes from the coding sequence ATGAACATCACAGGCAGACTGACAAGAGATGCGGAAGTACGCACATTGTCGAACGAAAAACAGGTAGTAAACTTTTCAGTAGCGACCAACGACAGCTACCGTAACAAGCAGGGCGAACGAGTAGAGCAAACAACCTACTTCGATTGTGCCTATTGGATTTCTGCAAAGGTGGCAAGGCTACTGACCAAAGGCACTTTGGTAGAACTCACAGGACGAGTAAGTACAAGGGCGTGGGTAAGCAAAGACGGAGAAGCAAGAGCAGGTCTGAATTTCCATACCTCAAACATCAAACTGCACGGAGGTAGCAGGAGAACCGAAACCATACAGGCTACTGCACAAGCCGATAATAACAAGGTTACAGCACAGGGAACAGATGACGACCTCCCATTTTAA
- a CDS encoding PRTRC system protein C: MLLATQLERVFILKDKGQDIRLTDPEPRWSVEAVMNFYANMYPILTTAKASAPQIKDDAVEYKFESVMGTKG; this comes from the coding sequence ATGTTATTAGCAACGCAATTAGAAAGAGTTTTTATACTCAAAGATAAAGGACAGGACATAAGACTGACCGACCCCGAACCACGTTGGAGCGTGGAAGCCGTAATGAATTTTTACGCCAATATGTACCCGATTTTGACTACGGCAAAAGCATCTGCACCGCAGATAAAAGACGATGCAGTCGAGTACAAATTTGAGAGCGTAATGGGAACGAAAGGTTAA